The following DNA comes from Thermodesulfobacteriota bacterium.
ACTGCCACGGCCATGGCCGCCTCCACCCCGTAGATCACCACCTTGGAGGGCTCAAGCCAGGCCACCGTCCAGGGATCGGTGATCATCATCTCGCCGCCCACCTTGCCCAGGATGGCGGCGCCGATGGTGATGATGATGGGGTAACGGTCCATGAGCATGGACAAAAGGTTGCTCGTGAAGATCACGAACGGGATGGACAGGCCCAGCCCGAAAAGGAGCAGGAACAGGTTGCCGTGGGAGGCGCCACCCACCGCCAGCATGTTGTCCATGGCCATGGTGATGTCGGCGATGACGATGATCTTGACCGCCTCCCAGAGGCTGGTCGCCGCCTTGCCGTCAGCCTCCGCCTCCACCGGACTGGCCAAGAGCTTGACAGCGATCCACAGGATCACCGCCCCGCCGCCCAGCTTCACGAACTGGATCTGCAGCAGCTGGGCCACAAAAAAGGTGCAGACGATCCGAAGAGCCACCGCCGCGGCGGTGCCGAGAACGATGCCCTTCTGCCGCTGCTCCTTGGGCAGGGTGCGCACGGCCATGGCAATGACCACCGCGTTGTCACCGGCCAGCACCAGGTCGATGAGGACGATGGACAGGAGGGCCGAAAGGAACTGGGCATCGATCTGCAGGGCGTCGAGCATGGGGCTCCCGGACTCCTCATCTTGGGGGGCGCAGGCGGAACGACTGGCCCAGGATACGCGAACCTGGGACCCTTGTCCACCGCCGAAGCCGGTGCAACGGTGCACGGGACGGGGTATCTTCACAGCACGGCACAAGGCCAGACGGCCTGGCCCGGGCCATCCCCCAGCGTCCCGGCGAGGAGCACCATGCGCGGCTATGTCACCATCCACGGCCACTTCTACCAGCCCCCCCGGGAAAGCCCCTGGCTCGAGATCATCGAGCGCCAGGATTCGGCGGCCCCCTATCACGACTGGAACGAGCGGGTGCACGCCGAGGCCTATGCCCCCAACAGCGTGGCCCGGATCCTCAACGACACGGGCCAGGTGGCGGCCATCGTCAACAACTACGAGGGGATCAGCTTCAACTTCGGCCCCACCCTGCTGGGCTGGATCCGGCAGCACGATGCCGCCACCTACCAACGGATCCGGGCCGCCGACCGGGCCAGCAGCGAGCGGTTGGACGGCCATGGCAACGCCATCGCCCAGGCTTACAACCACATGATCATGCCCCTGGCCAACCGGCGCGACAAGATCACCCAGGTCCGCTGGGGGAT
Coding sequences within:
- a CDS encoding TerC family protein, with the translated sequence MLDALQIDAQFLSALLSIVLIDLVLAGDNAVVIAMAVRTLPKEQRQKGIVLGTAAAVALRIVCTFFVAQLLQIQFVKLGGGAVILWIAVKLLASPVEAEADGKAATSLWEAVKIIVIADITMAMDNMLAVGGASHGNLFLLLFGLGLSIPFVIFTSNLLSMLMDRYPIIITIGAAILGKVGGEMMITDPWTVAWLEPSKVVIYGVEAAMAVAV